The following proteins come from a genomic window of Bactrocera dorsalis isolate Fly_Bdor chromosome 6, ASM2337382v1, whole genome shotgun sequence:
- the LOC125779247 gene encoding protein toll-like translates to MSKLKVRNLCVILAYILSQQLIKTTVEPAFTLAPDCDNDEETTLKDCKDFIHEIYMNDNVREILIRMRELNKVILVYNTDLAAEPTEYIPQTKNVLHLQLIIKSDRNEIQEADIISIPTDILYEQNLLESLTLSVQGLRNQYLSLQNLTQTFFKNFPALRQLDLAGNNMRMLDANIFAALTKLNCLNLSSNDIRELSENLFAYQPQLLILDLSHNSLTYLTAHLFDHTPWLWQLKLGANQLYDTTNLIENLKPLHYLHRLDVSQNQLQTIWSTNTSVNRTPSFLTNFRYSHKRMSLVLANGLNYITKLQPENYNGSEINSTVINLSGNRLREFTLDWLVAARISCPFEINLEHNLIENIFALQNSTVDCAPQIKMTGNPIVCDCKFAWIYSENYRSLFNGLQCVQTSTKPLKDLAQLERKELCAWEPVMCPSECNCYTQFEFLHINCKGAQHIEQLPRPEQVGLKSSVLDISNNNFIVLPLNITFGYGNVSQLNASYNKITSINISQLPTNLTVLDLRNNRLNSLNDEFLRTYLNESTKLQFLYLNENPWFCNCSTLQLLYTIRTHRTRIPDAEQLLCVNKPNDTLLMANVRELRPTPVNVEYYQNMNATVISVGLTIIVLLCIIALFYKYKLEVEVWLYSHNILRFCISECELDKHKTFDAFISYAHQEADFVNYTLLPRLEQCEPPFRSRRTIIVLSQHFIESDWARMEFRTAHQCSLNEGRARIIIIKYGEISKSELLDRELKAYLDMNTYLDWQDVRFWDKLRYAMPHKVGVERNTDMLKINGRMYVMGQVEMNRLGDDIV, encoded by the exons ATGAGCAAACTAAAAGTACGCAATTTGTGTGTAATACTCGCCTATATACTAAGTCAACAGTTAATCAAAACTACTGTTGAACCAGCCTTCACTTTGGCCCCCGATTGCGATAACGATGAGGAGACTACTT TGAAAGATTGCAAAGATTTTATACATGAAATCTATATGAATGATAATGTGCGGGAAATTCTAATAAGAATGCGTGAGCTGAATAAAGTAATACTAGTCTATAACACTGACCTCGCTGCAGAACCAACGGAATATATTCCTCAAACCAAGAATGTTCTTCATCTTCAATTGATTATTAAATCCGATCGTAATGAAATCCAGGAAGCAGATATTATAAGCATACCAACTGACATACTTTATGAGCAGAATCTACTGGAGTCACTTACACTTAGCGTACAAGGTCTACGAAATCAGTACTTATCGCTGCAAAACTTGACGCaaacattctttaaaaacttccCTGCGCTTAGACAGCTTGACTTAGCCGGAAATAATATGAGAATGTTGGACGCCAACATCTTTGCAGCGCTAACAAAATTGAATTGTCTGAATTTGAGCAGTAATGACATCCGGGAATTGTccgaaaatttgtttgcatatcaACCTCAACTTCTCATACTGGATCTGAGTCACAATTCATTGACATATTTAACGGCACACCTTTTTGATCACACTCCTTGGCTATGGCAGTTGAAACTTGGTGCCAATCAACTATACGACACCACAAATCTTATTGAAAATCTGAAACCGTTGCATTATTTACATAGGCTAGACGTAAGCCAAAACCAACTGCAAACTATTTGGAGCACCAATACTTCCGTCAATAGAACGCCAAGTTTCCTAACAAATTTTCGATACAGTCACAAGCGCATGAGTTTGGTTTTAGCCAACGGTCTTAATTATATTACCAAGTTGCAACCAGAAAATTATAATGGTAGCGAGATTAATTCAACAGTAATCAATTTAAGTGGCAATCGTCTGCGCGAATTCACTTTGGATTGGCTTGTAGCAGCGCGCATTTCATGCCCTTTTGAAATAAACCTAGAGCACAATctgattgaaaacatttttgctttaCAAAATTCGACTGTCGATTGTGCTCCCCAAATTAAAATGACTGGTAATCCGATCGTGTGCGATTGTAAATTTGCTTGGATTTACAGTGAAAACTATCGTTCGCTGTTCAATGGTTTGCAGTGCGTTCAGACGTCAACCAAACCATTAAAAGATCTCGCGCAGTTGGAACGTAAAGAACTGTGTGCTTGGGAACCAGTAATGTGCCCCAGCGAATGCAATTGTTACACACAATTTGAATTTCTGCACATCAATTGCAAGGGTGCGCAACACATCGAACAGCTCCCTCGCCCCGAGCAAGTTGGGCTCAAGAGTTCGGTACTCGATATTAGCAATAACAATTTCATTGTATTGCCGTTAAACATCACCTTCGGCTATGGTAACGTTTCACAACTCAACGCGTCGTACAATAAAATCACGAGCATAAATATCAGTCAACTGCCAACCAACTTGACGGTTTTGGATCTACGAAATAATCGCTTAAATTCCTTAAATGATGAATTTTTGCGGACATACCTCAATGAGAGCACAAAACTACAATTTCTCTATCTAAATGAAAATCCTTGGTTTTGCAACTGTTCCACGCTGCAACTGCTGTACACCATACGAACACATCGGACACGCATACCCGATGCCGAACAGTTACTCTGTGTTAATAAGCCGAACGATACACTCCTAATGGCAAATGTGAGAGAATTGCGTCCAACTCCTGTTAATGTTGAATATTATCAAAATATGAATGCAACAGTGATTAGTGTAGGGTTAACCATTATTGTTTTACTTTGCATTATCGCactcttttataaatataaattagaagtGGAAGTCTGGTTATATAGTCACAACATATTGAGATTTTGCATTAGTGAATGTGAGTTGGATAAGCATAAAACATTCGATGCGTTTATTTCATATGCTCACCAGGAAGCAGACTTCGTCAACTATACATTGCTGCCTCGACTCGAACAGTGCGAACCACCATTTCGT TCGCGTCGGACGATCATTGTGCTCTCGCAGCACTTCATCGAGTCGGATTGGGCGCGCATGGAGTTTCGCACAGCGCATCAGTGCTCGTTGAACGAGGGTCGTGCgcgcataataattattaaatatggaGAAATCTCAAAAAGTGAGTTATTGGACAGAGAGCTAAAGGCATATTTGGATATGAATACATATCTGGATTGGCAAGACGTCCGATTTTGGGACAAATTACGCTACGCCATGCCACATAAAGTGGGTGTAGAGAGGAATACCGATATGCTAAAGATTAACGGCAGAATGTATGTTATGGGACAAGTTGAGATGAATCGTTTGGGTGACGACATTGTTTAA
- the LOC125779248 gene encoding protein toll-like: MSKLKVRNLCVILAYILSQQLIKTTVEPAFTLAPDCDNDEGTTCKCYDGFGFVCTILDGLDFINIGFNSNLRRLFVLCSIYTESNINFLLQHKFQSILLKTRSFEVKDCKNLKHEIYMNDKVRAILIRMRELNKVILVYNTDLAAEPTEYIPQTKNVLHLQLIIKSDRNEIQEADIISIPTDILYEQNLLESLTLSVQGLRNQYLSLQNLTQTFFKNFTALRQLDLAGNNMRMLDANIFAALTKLNCLNLSSNDIRELSENLFAYQPQLLILDLSHNSLTYLTAHLFDHTPWLWQLKLGGNQLYDTTNLIENLKPLHYLHRLDVSQNQLQTIWSTNTSVNRTPSFLTNFRYSHKRMSLVLANGLNYITKLQPENYNGSEINSTVINLSGNRLREFTLDWLVAASISCPFEINLEHNLIENIFALQNSTVDCAPQIKMTGNPIVCDCKFAWIYSENYRSLFNGLQCVQTSTKPLKDLAQLERKELCAWEPVMCPSECNCYTQFEFLHINCKGAQHIEQLPRPEQVGLKSSVLDISNNNFIVLPLNITFGYGNVSQLNASYNKITSINISQLPTNLTVLDLRNNRLNSLNDEFLRTYLNESTKLQFLYLNENPWFCNCSTLQLLYTIRTHRTRIPDAEQLLCVNKPNDTLLMANVRELRPTPVNVEYYQNMNATVISVGLTIIVLLCIIALFYKYKLEVEVWLYSHNILRFCISECELDKHKTFDAFISYAHQEADFVNHTLLPRLEQCEPPFRVCTHERNWLAGAYIPEQIIESVEQSRRTIIVLSQHFIESDWARMEFRTAHQCSLNEGRARIIIIKYGEISKSELLDRELKAYLDMNTYLDWQDVRFWDKLRYAMPHKVGVERNTDMLKINGRMYVMAQVEMNRLGDDIV, from the coding sequence ATGAGCAAACTAAAAGTACGCAATTTGTGTGTAATACTCGCCTATATACTAAGTCAACAGTTAATCAAAACTACTGTTGAACCAGCCTTCACTTTGGCCCCCGATTGCGATAACGATGAGGGGACTACTTGTAAGTGCTATGatggttttggttttgtttgtaCAATTTTAGACGGACTAGATTTTATTAACATCGGTTTTAATTCAAACTTACGGAGACTGTTTGTATTGTGCTCCATATACACTGAAAGTAATATCAATTTTCTACTTCAGCACAAATTTCAGtcaattttacttaaaaccCGTTCTTTCGAAGTGAAAGATTGCAAGAATCTTAAACATGAAATCTATATGAATGACAAAGTGCGGGCAATTCTAATAAGAATGCGTGAGCTGAATAAAGTAATACTAGTCTATAACACTGACCTCGCTGCAGAACCAACGGAATATATTCCTCAAACCAAGAATGTTCTTCATCTTCAATTGATTATTAAATCCGATCGTAATGAAATCCAGGAAGCAGATATTATAAGCATACCAACTGACATACTTTATGAGCAGAATCTACTGGAGTCACTTACACTTAGCGTACAAGGTCTACGAAATCAGTACTTATCGCTGCAAAACTTGACGCaaacattctttaaaaacttcacTGCGCTTAGACAGCTTGACTTAGCCGGAAATAATATGAGAATGTTGGACGCCAACATCTTTGCAGCGCTAACAAAATTGAATTGTCTGAATTTGAGCAGTAATGACATCCGGGAATTGTccgaaaatttgtttgcatatcaACCTCAACTTCTCATACTGGATCTGAGTCACAATTCATTGACATATTTAACGGCACACCTTTTTGATCACACTCCTTGGCTATGGCAGTTGAAACTTGGTGGCAATCAACTATACGACACCACAAATCTTATTGAAAATCTGAAACCGTTGCATTATTTACATAGGCTAGACGTAAGCCAAAACCAACTGCAAACTATTTGGAGCACCAATACTTCCGTCAATAGAACGCCAAGTTTCCTAACAAATTTTCGATACAGTCACAAGCGCATGAGTTTGGTTTTAGCCAACGGTCTTAATTATATTACCAAGTTGCAACCAGAAAATTATAATGGTAGCGAGATTAATTCAACAGTAATCAATTTAAGTGGCAATCGTCTGCGCGAATTCACTTTGGATTGGCTTGTAGCAGCGAGCATTTCATGCCCTTTTGAAATAAACCTAGAGCACAATctgattgaaaacatttttgctttaCAAAATTCGACTGTCGATTGTGCTCCCCAAATTAAAATGACTGGTAATCCGATCGTGTGCGATTGTAAATTTGCTTGGATTTACAGTGAAAACTATCGTTCGCTGTTCAATGGTTTGCAGTGCGTTCAGACGTCAACCAAACCATTAAAAGATCTCGCGCAGTTGGAACGTAAAGAACTGTGTGCTTGGGAACCAGTAATGTGCCCCAGCGAATGCAATTGTTACACACAATTTGAATTTCTGCACATCAATTGCAAGGGTGCGCAACACATCGAACAGCTCCCTCGCCCCGAGCAAGTTGGGCTCAAGAGTTCGGTACTCGATATTAGCAATAACAATTTCATTGTATTGCCGTTAAACATCACCTTCGGCTATGGTAACGTTTCACAACTCAACGCGTCGTACAATAAAATCACGAGCATAAATATCAGTCAACTGCCAACCAACTTGACGGTTTTGGATCTACGAAATAATCGCTTAAATTCCTTAAATGATGAATTTTTGCGGACATACCTCAATGAGAGCACAAAACTACAATTTCTCTATCTAAATGAAAATCCTTGGTTTTGCAACTGTTCCACGCTGCAACTGCTGTACACCATACGAACACATCGGACACGCATACCCGATGCCGAACAGTTACTCTGTGTTAATAAGCCGAACGATACACTCCTAATGGCAAATGTGAGAGAATTGCGTCCAACTCCTGTTAATGTTGAATATTATCAAAATATGAATGCAACAGTGATTAGTGTAGGGTTAACCATTATTGTTTTACTTTGCATTATCGCactcttttataaatataaattagaagtGGAAGTCTGGTTATATAGTCACAACATATTGAGATTTTGCATTAGTGAATGTGAGTTGGATAAGCATAAAACATTCGATGCGTTTATTTCATATGCTCACCAGGAAGCAGACTTCGTCAACCATACATTGCTGCCGCGACTCGAACAGTGCGAACCACCATTTCGTGTGTGCACGCACGAACGCAATTGGCTGGCTGGCGCTTATATACCCGAACAAATCATCGAATCGGTGGAACAGTCGCGTCGGACGATCATTGTGCTCTCGCAGCACTTCATCGAGTCGGATTGGGCGCGCATGGAGTTTCGCACAGCGCATCAGTGCTCGTTGAACGAGGGTCGTGCgcgcataataattattaaatatggaGAAATCTCAAAAAGTGAGTTATTGGACAGAGAGCTAAAGGCATATTTGGATATGAATACATATCTGGATTGGCAAGACGTCCGATTTTGGGACAAATTACGCTACGCCATGCCACATAAAGTGGGTGTAGAGAGGAATACCGATATGCTAAAGATTAACGGCAGAATGTATGTTATGGCACAAGTTGAGATGAATCGTTTGGGTGACGACATTGTTTAA